From a region of the Halolamina sp. CBA1230 genome:
- a CDS encoding FAD-dependent monooxygenase, which translates to MTDRTVTADVVVVGCGPGGAVLAYLLARSGVDVALVERAATFEREFRGFGWNPGVVRLFDEMGILDDVLDLAHEQVTEGSFSLYGEEVTVLDFDTLDTDYPYALMMEQPALLEYLVERAGAYDNFAFYPATTVTDLRTDESGAVRGVRANDREAGEGVAFDARVVVGADGRYSTVRESAGIDAGLFESPFDLVWFKLPRGAVDAHAQGRIDREGLLVYFGLGGGDLQVGYPVRPDNWTAIREAGFDAFRDRVAAIDPRVGDAVDTHLDGFRDTSLLDVAPGVADQWTADGLLLLGDAAHTASPIGAQGNPLAVEDAVVAHDHLVSALASGSGTVPGDRLREFETRRRPTVERVVALQRRAGRAIGFWLDYGEYAPPWLVRASVVTFGQRLPRFGPIRRSVESFALGDRSVSVARSRFVD; encoded by the coding sequence GTGACCGACCGAACCGTCACCGCCGACGTCGTCGTCGTGGGCTGTGGCCCCGGCGGCGCCGTCCTCGCGTACCTCCTCGCCCGCAGCGGCGTCGACGTGGCGCTGGTCGAGCGCGCGGCGACGTTCGAGCGCGAGTTCCGTGGGTTCGGCTGGAACCCCGGCGTCGTCCGCCTGTTCGACGAGATGGGTATCCTCGACGACGTGCTCGATCTCGCTCACGAGCAGGTCACGGAGGGGTCGTTCTCGCTGTACGGCGAGGAGGTGACGGTGCTCGACTTCGACACGCTCGACACCGACTACCCCTACGCGCTGATGATGGAGCAGCCGGCGCTGCTCGAGTACCTCGTCGAGCGTGCCGGCGCGTACGACAACTTCGCGTTCTACCCCGCGACGACGGTCACCGACCTCCGGACCGACGAGTCCGGCGCCGTTCGCGGCGTGCGGGCGAACGACCGCGAAGCCGGCGAGGGCGTGGCGTTCGACGCGCGGGTGGTGGTCGGCGCCGACGGCCGCTACTCGACCGTCCGCGAGAGCGCCGGCATCGACGCCGGGCTGTTCGAGTCACCGTTCGACCTGGTGTGGTTCAAACTTCCCCGCGGCGCGGTCGACGCCCACGCACAGGGCCGCATCGACCGCGAGGGGCTGCTCGTCTACTTCGGCCTCGGCGGCGGGGACCTCCAGGTCGGCTACCCCGTCCGGCCCGACAACTGGACGGCGATCCGGGAGGCGGGGTTCGACGCGTTCCGCGACCGCGTCGCCGCGATCGACCCGCGGGTCGGCGACGCCGTCGACACTCACCTCGACGGGTTCCGGGACACCAGCCTCCTCGATGTCGCGCCCGGCGTCGCCGACCAGTGGACGGCGGACGGACTGCTCCTGCTGGGTGACGCCGCCCATACAGCGAGCCCCATCGGCGCGCAGGGCAACCCTCTCGCCGTCGAGGACGCCGTCGTCGCCCACGACCACCTCGTGAGCGCCCTCGCGTCGGGAAGCGGAACGGTTCCCGGCGACCGACTCCGGGAGTTCGAGACGCGGCGCCGGCCGACCGTCGAGCGCGTCGTCGCGCTCCAGCGCCGCGCCGGGCGGGCGATCGGGTTCTGGCTCGACTACGGCGAGTACGCCCCGCCGTGGCTCGTCCGCGCGTCGGTGGTCACGTTCGGGCAGCGTCTGCCGCGCTTCGGGCCGATCCGGCGGTCGGTCGAGTCGTTCGCGCTGGGCGATCGTTCCGTCTCGGTCGCCCGCTCGCGGTTCGTCGATTGA